The Camelina sativa cultivar DH55 chromosome 14, Cs, whole genome shotgun sequence genome includes a window with the following:
- the LOC104738806 gene encoding pentatricopeptide repeat-containing protein At1g03100, mitochondrial-like: MISDITFKSVSDLCCTECARDDISKALPRRGKVARNSLGAAILGFDTADDDRLDLKKVSGKGSEVNEHDIPEIKVVSNHSMIPYDQFSRDRKFLNLEAEAKDVLGALLAKLHVQVKLITSKRGVLQPTEEIYVKLAKAFLESGKMKELAEFLLKAEHEDSPVSSDNSMLVNVINACISLGMLDQAHDLLDEMRMAGIRTDSSCYEALIQVWMLRTREVTSLLRDAQKAGIQLDSSCYEALIQSQVIQNDTHGALNVFKEMKEAKIPRGGNQQFEKLLKGCEGNAEAGLMSKLLREIREGQSLDAGVHDWNNVIHFFSKKGLMQDAEKALTRMRSLGHSPNAQTFHSMVTGYAAIGSKYTEVTELWGEMKSIAAATSLMRFDQELLDAVLYTFVRGGFFSRANEVVEMMEKRNMFVDKYNYRMLFLKYHKTAYKGKAPNVQSESQLKKREAGLVFKKWLGLS, from the exons ATGATTTCAGACATTACCTTTAAGTCAGTCTCGGATTTGTGTTGTACGGAATGTGCAAGAGACGATATCAGTAAGGCACTGCCTAGAAGAGGAAAGGTAGCAAGGAACTCACTTGGAGCCGCCATTCTTGGATTTGATACTGCAGATGATGATAGATTGGATCTCAAAAAAGTATCTGGAAAAGGATCAGAGGTTAATGAACACGATATTCCCGAAATTAAAGTGGTTTCTAATCACAGTATGATTCCTTATGATCAGTTCTCTAGAGACAGGAAGTTTTTGAATCTTGAAGCTGAGGCAAAGGATGTTCTTGGTGCATTGTTGGCTAAGTTACATGTACAGGTCAAATTGATTACCTCCAAACGCGGTGTTCTGCAGCCGACGGAAGAGATTTATGTGAAATTAGCAAAGGCATTTCTGGAAAGTGGAAAGATGAAAGAGTTAGCAGAGTTTCTGTTAAAGGCAGAACATGAAGACTCCCCTGTTTCTAGTGATAACTCGATGCTGGTGAATGTTATCAACGCTTGTATTTCCCTAGGAATGTTGGATCAGGCGCATGATCTACTAGATGAGATGCGTATGGCTGGGATAAGAACCG ACTCAAGCTGTTATGAAGCTTTAATCCA AGTTTGGATGCTNCGAACTAGAGAAGTGACATCACTCCTTAGAGATGCTCAAAAGGCAGGGATTCAATTAGACTCAAGCTGTTATGAAGCTTTAATCCAGTCTCAAGTGATTCAGAACGATACTCATGGAGCTCTCAATGTGTTCAAGGAAATGAAAGAGGCGAAGATACCGAGAGGCGGCAATCAGCAGTTCGAGAAGCTCTTAAAGGGATGTGAAGGAAACGCAGAGGCGGGACTTATGTCCAAACTCTTGAGAGAAATCAGAGAAGGGCAGAGTTTGGATGCTGGTGTTCATGATTGGAACAATGTGATCCATTTCTTTAGCAAGAAAGGTTTGATGCAAGATGCAGAGAAGGCGTTAACGAGGATGAGAAGTCTTGGGCATTCGCCAAATGCTCAAACTTTTCATTCTATGGTCACAGGGTATGCAGCCATAGGGAGTAAATACACAGAGGTCACTGAGCTATGGGGAGAAATGAAGTCCATAGCCGCAGCTACTTCATTGATGAGGTTTGATCAAGAGTTGCTCGATGCGGTGCTCTACACGTTTGTTAGAGGCGGATTTTTCTCGCGGGCTAATGAAGTTGTGGAGATGATGGAGAAAAGGAATATGTTTGTTGATAAGTACAATTATCGGATGCTCTTCTTGAAGTATCACAAGACTGCTTATAAAGGCAAAGCTCCAAATGTTCAGAGCGAGTCTCAGCTCAAGAAGAGAGAAGCTGGTTTAGTATTCAAGAAATGGCTCGGGCTATCTTGA
- the LOC104738805 gene encoding uncharacterized protein LOC104738805, whose translation MMKKATQEEAVAETAVFWDVLTCPVPPEYDARLVAPCIKRYLKNLGYSGPLTIIAIGLLAEVSEEVLQAVYSTGIVLNNVPLGGSEGILGTMYEWTRSFPPPANMMLISSHASIFPHVLRKPLYSGYNIFELCPYDSPNPESLWKDFLLKDSSALKEDMCHGTYETPSWLCSLCYDYFCEGFEDFTTHISSEEHELMATWVDNHAVAATTVFWDITSCPVPAGCDPHRVGPTIRQYLADLGYSGPITINAFGLLTDIPDDVLRAVSSSGIVLNHVSYDSDDTMHVMFLWTFGNKPPSNMMVICPYSPFLGDIIDFLQKFGYNIIQPFPCHAPYSESLWQRFILEDSGEFEETGEHASWVCSVCDDISGQGFENFIKHLKSREHKLEMNEDAVESADEAPLDSLSGYASTMDKTSSHAGHNINHVGKNMVVAGAVVPCLSVQEATEGKILQAN comes from the exons ATGATGAAGAAGGCGACGCAGGAGGAAGCTGTGGCGGAAACAGCGGTGTTTTGGGACGTCTTGACGTGTCCGGTGCCCCCTGAATATGATGCTCGTCTGGTCGCTCCCTGCATTAAacggtatttgaagaatttagGCTACTCTGGTCCTCTCACCATCATTGCCATTGGCCTACTAGCAGAGGTCTCTGAAGAAGTCCTGCAAGCGGTCTATTCCACTGGAATCGTTCTTAACAACGTCCCCTTGG GAGGTTCCGAAGGCATTTTGGGAACTATGTATGAGTGGACCAGAAGTTTTCCACCTCCAGCTAATATGATGCTCATATCCTCCCATGCGTCTATCTTCCCTCATGTCCTTAGAAAGCCTCTTTATTCTGGATACAATATTTTTGAGCTGTGTCCATATGATTCTCCTAATCCTGAATCCCTCTGGAAAGACTTCCTTCTGAAAG ATTCAAGCGCACTGAAGGAGGATATGTGCCATGGAACGTATGAAACACCCTCCTGGCTTTGCTCACTATGCTATGATTATTTCTGCGAAGGATTTGAAGATTTCACCACCCATATCTCTAGTGAAGAACATGAACTGATG GCTACCTGGGTCGACAACCACGCTGTGGCTGCAACAAcggtcttttgggacatcaCGAGTTGTCCTGTTCCCGCTGGCTGTGATCCTCATCGGGTCGGTCCGACTATCAGACAGTATTTGGCGGACTTAGGCTACTCTGGTCCTATCACCATCAATGCCTTTGGCCTACTAACTGACATCCCTGATGATGTCCTGCGAGCGGTCTCTTCCTCTGGAATCGTTCTTAATCACGTCTCCTACG ATTCCGATGACACAATGCACGTTATGTTTCTGTGGACCTTTGGCAATAAACCTCCATCTAATATGATGGTCATATGCCCCTATTCACCATTCTTAGGCGATATTATTGACTTTCTACAAAAGTTTGGATACAACATTATTCAGCCGTTTCCATGCCATGCTCCTTATTCAGAGTCCCTCTGGCAAAGATTTATTCTAGAAG ATTCAGGGGAATTTGAGGAAACGGGCGAACATGCCTCTTGGGTTTGCTCAGTATGCGATGATATTTCTGGCCAAGGCTTTGAAAATTTCATTAAGCATCTTAAAAGTCGAGAACATAAACTGGAG ATGAACGAGGATGCAGTTGAATCCGCAGATGAGGCTCCCCTTGATTCTCTTTCGGGTTATGCTTCCACCATG GACAAGACATCTTCGCATGCTGGGCATAATATCAACCATGTTGGGAAAAACATGGTTGTAGCCGGAGCTGTGGTCCCTTGCTTATCTGTACAAGAAGCAACGGAAG GAAAAATATTACAAGCAAACTGA
- the LOC104738809 gene encoding protein FANTASTIC FOUR 2-like, with product MSVTVLENQINESFCKKDHMVGLSFLQSMSDITAIVPNKEDKAYVHPIEKRSVSKLNEKSLEMCTESLGTETGSESGDELSLLALEATTTPRAPSPQPRRQEHEDTNLQARKSTMSRNNSFPPPIKFVEDSKYNRMVRWLGEDGRLVVQASRVPSPPRCFVAERGEGRLRLCLSSEGSLLRHNPAEEKEQEEVTEEGVDEEENSENLEGKNGNKKFSRLSSRCKEENGREPKPMLTWKQQQFWVAT from the coding sequence ATGTCAGTTACCGTTCTGGAAAACCAAATAAACGAAAGTTTCTGTAAAAAAGATCACATGGTTGGGTTGAGTTTCCTTCAGTCTATGTCCGATATCACTGCCATTGTCCCAAACAAAGAGGATAAAGCATATGTTCACCCCATCGAGAAACGCTCTGTTTCTAAGCTGAATGAGAAGAGCTTAGAGATGTGCACTGAGAGCCTTGGGACCGAAACAGGAAGCGAGAGTGGTGACGAGTTGTCATTGCTTGCGTTGGAAGCAACCACCACTCCTAGGGCTCCTTCTCCTCAGCCGAGACGCCAAGAGCATGAAGACACTAACTTGCAGGCCAGGAAATCAACGATGAGTCGCAACAACAGCTTCCCGCCGCCGATAAAGTTCGTTGAAGATTCGAAGTATAATCGTATGGTGAGATGGTTGGGAGAAGATGGTCGACTTGTGGTTCAAGCAAGTAGGGTTCCGTCTCCTCCTCGTTGCTTTGTAGCAGAACGTGGTGAAGGAAGGCTTCGTCTCTGCTTATCATCAGAAGGTTCTCTTCTTAGGCACAACCCTGCAGAAGaaaaagagcaagaagaagtaaCAGAGGAGGGCGTCGACGAGGAGGAAAACAGTGAGAACTTGGAGGGTAAAAATGGAAACAAGAAGTTTAGCAGATTAAGCAGCAGATGCAAGGAGGAGAATGGTCGTGAGCCTAAACCAATGCTTACTTGGAAGCAGCAGCAGTTTTGGGTCGCCACCTAA